The genome window GCGCCGATCGAACGGGCCGGCACCGGGATAGACGATTGCATCGCTGGGGCCGGACTTGACCTCGTAGGTCAGGTCGCGGGCCAGGCGGCTCAGTTCCTGGGCTTGCAGGCGAGAGGTGCGCATCTCTTTGGCGGCGGCAAAGCCAAGGGCGATCAGCGCCATCAATACGATCAACCCGAACAGGCGACGCCCATGGCGTGGCCTGGGTTTATTTTCGGGTAAAGGCGCTGTGTCCGAACTGCCTTGTACTTTCGCAGCCTTGGTCGATTCGGTTTGCCACAGTGCGCCCATAGTCGATTGATCCATTCACGCAGATTGATCGGACTTGCTTGAAGCGTAGTCGCTGGGCGCTGTTTGTGAGGGAAATGTGATTTTCGAGTAAGAATCATCTGATGCTTGAGTAGTACGCTGCCCGACGCGACGTTTTGTCGCTCAATGCAGGTCAGATGCTCCTGTTAAATTGCAATCCGGCGGGCACTTCCACTAAATTGCCTCGCTTTTATAGTGAAAGACCCTGCTCCGGGCTTTTTATACTGCACGCCCCGCTGATCTTGCCTGGCAAGAAGGGCACGTCCATGAGGCGGCCCCGGTCTCGGCAAGGACGCAGGCTTACCGGCCCGCGCCCTGGAGACTCGACGGACAATCCAATAACAAAATGAGGTTGTACCCCTATGCCAGTCGGCAACCCACTGCCCCATGGCGAGACCGCTCAAGGCGGCCCGCTCAAACGCGAACTCGGTGAACGGCATATCCGCCTGATGGCGCTGGGCGCCTGCATCGGCGTCGGCCTGTTCCTCGGCTCGGCCAAGGCCATCGAAATGGCCGGCCCGGCGATCATGCTGTCGTACATCATCGGTGGCCTGGCGATCCTGGTGATCATGCGCGCCCTCGGCGAGATGGCCGTGCACAACCCGGTCGCCGGTTCGTTCAGCCGTTATGCCCAAGACTATCTCGGCCCATTGGCGGGCTTTCTCACCGGTTGGAACTACTGGTTTTTGTGGCTGGTGACCTGCGTCGCGGAGATCACCGCCGTGGCGCTGTACATGGGCGTCTGGTTCCCGGATACGCCACGCTGGATCTGGGCCCTGGCGGCGCTGATCAGCATGGGCACCATCAACCTGATTGCGGTCAAGGCGTTCGGTGAGTTCGAGTTCTGGTTCGCCTTGATCAAGATCGTCACCATCATTGCCATGGTCATCGGTGGCGTCGGCATCATCGCTTTCGGCTTCGGCAATGAGGGCGTGGCCCTGGGGATTTCCAACCTGTGGGCCCACGGCGGCTTCATGCCCAACGGCGTGCAGGGCGTGTTGATGTCGTTGCAGATGGTGATGTTCGCCTACCTGGGCGTCGAGATGATCGGCCTCACCGCCGGTGAAGCGAAGAACCCGCAAAAGACCATTCCCAGCGCCATCGGCTCGGTGTTCTGGCGCATCCTGTTGTTCTACGTGGGCGCGCTGTTCGTGATCCTGTCGATCTACCCGTGGAACGAGATCGGCACCCAGGGCAGCCCGTTCGTGATGACCTTTGAACGCCTGGGCATCAAGACCGCCGCCGGCATCATCAACTTCGTGGTGATCACCGCCGCGCTATCGTCGTGCAACGGCGGTATCTTCAGCACCGGGCGCATGCTCTACAGCCTGGCGCAGAACGGCCAGGCGCCGGCCACGTTCGGCCAGACCTCCAGCAACGGCGTGCCGCGCAAGGCGCTGTTGTTGTCGATCTTCGCCTTGCTGCTGGGCGTATTGCTCAACTACCTGGTGCCGGAAAAAGTCTTTGTGTGGGTCACCTCCATCGCCACGTTCGGCGCGATCTGGACCTGGCTGATGATCCTGCTGGCCCAGCTCAAGTTCCGCAAAGGCCTGAGCCCCGCCGAACGGGCAGGGCTCAAGTACCGCATGTGGCTTTATCCGGTCAGTTCCTACCTGGCCCTGGCGTTCCTGGTGCTGGTGGTGGGCCTGATGGCGTACTTCCCGGATACCCGCGTGGCGCTGTATGTGGGCCCGGCGTTCCTGGTGTTGCTGACCGTGTTGTTCTACGTGTTCAAGGTGCAGCCGTTGAACACCGCCCAGGGTGCCACGCGCTCGGCGTGAAGCTCAATTGACCTGCTGTTGTGCCAGTTGCGCCGCTTCGGTCAACTGGCGCACCAGGCGATTGCGTTCGGCAATCTCCAGATCCACCAGGGATTGCCGACGTTCCAGATAGGCCTCCGAGCGCTTGTCCGGGATCTCCTGGTTCAGGCTGTTCAATTGGTGACTGACCACGTTCTCAATGGTCGAGAAGGGCTCCGGGTAACTGCGGGCCAGGTACTCGATCCAGAATTCCTCCATCAATAATGAGTTCTGCGCCGCCTGGGTGTTGCTCAGGGCCTCCAGGGTACGACGGGCAGCAGCGATGTCGTGTTCATCGACCCATTCCTCCACCGCATACAGCATTTCTTCGCGACGGATCGGCAGTTGGAATTGCGCGCGAAAACGCAGCCGGTAGTACAGCTTCACTTCCGCATCGTCCGGTTCCACCCCTGCTTCGCGCAGAGTCTGGATGTGTCTCTCGGCCAATTGGTCCACCTGGCGCAGGTAGAACAGCTGCCTGGCCAACTTCAGCAGTTCACGGTCGGCCTGGTTGCTGCCGGCCTGGGACCGGGCTTGGTGGACGATGTGTTCGATCTCCATATTGATAAACGCCAGGATGGCGCCGTCGCCGCAGGTGCCCT of Pseudomonas azotoformans contains these proteins:
- a CDS encoding amino acid permease, which translates into the protein MPVGNPLPHGETAQGGPLKRELGERHIRLMALGACIGVGLFLGSAKAIEMAGPAIMLSYIIGGLAILVIMRALGEMAVHNPVAGSFSRYAQDYLGPLAGFLTGWNYWFLWLVTCVAEITAVALYMGVWFPDTPRWIWALAALISMGTINLIAVKAFGEFEFWFALIKIVTIIAMVIGGVGIIAFGFGNEGVALGISNLWAHGGFMPNGVQGVLMSLQMVMFAYLGVEMIGLTAGEAKNPQKTIPSAIGSVFWRILLFYVGALFVILSIYPWNEIGTQGSPFVMTFERLGIKTAAGIINFVVITAALSSCNGGIFSTGRMLYSLAQNGQAPATFGQTSSNGVPRKALLLSIFALLLGVLLNYLVPEKVFVWVTSIATFGAIWTWLMILLAQLKFRKGLSPAERAGLKYRMWLYPVSSYLALAFLVLVVGLMAYFPDTRVALYVGPAFLVLLTVLFYVFKVQPLNTAQGATRSA